The following nucleotide sequence is from Natronosalvus caseinilyticus.
GAGGGGCCGCCCTCGCGAATCGATTCGCCGTAGCGTGGGTGGTCGAGAGGGGATCCGCCCCTGTCGGAGACAGACGACGAAAACGAAACCCAGGAGGGAACGTTTCAAATCCCTCTCCTTCCAAGAACACCCAATGGGAAACGCAGCACTCCGGGACATCGCCGTCATCGAGTCGATTCCGTTCTCGGACGTCGAGGGCGTCGTCGCCGTCGACGCCCACAACTGGCTCTACCGGTACCTGACGACGACCGTCAAGTGGACCGCCAGCGGGAAGTACACGACCGCCGACGGCACCGAAGTCGCGAACCTGATCGGCATCGTCCAGGGACTGCCGAAGTTCTTCGAACACGACATCGTCCCCGTGATGGTCTTCGACGGCGGCCCCTCGGAGCTGAAAGCCGACGAGATCGAATCCCGGCGCGACCAGCGCGAAACCTACGAGGCCCAACTCGAGCGCGCCCGCGAGGAGGGTGACACGGTCGCCATCGCCCAACTCGAGTCCCGAACCCAGCGGCTGACGCCAACGATTCAGGAGACCAGTCGCGAACTGCTCCGGTTGCTCGACGTGCCCATCGTCGAGGCGCCCGCGGAGGGCGAGGCGCAGGCGGCGCACATGGCCCGCCGCGGGGACGCCGACTACGTCGGCTCGGAGGACTACGATGCGCTCCTCTTCGGGGCTCCCTACACGCTTCGACAGTTGACGAGCAAAGGGGACCCCGAACTGATGGACCTCGAGGCGACCCTCGCGAAACACGACCTGACCCAGGAACAACTCATCGACGCGGCCATCCTGATCGGGACGGACTTCAACGAGGGCGTGAACGGTATCGGCCCCAAGACGGCCCTGAAAGAGATCGCCGAACACGGCGACCTCTGGAGTGTTCTCGAGGCCCGCGGCGACCACGTCGAGTACGGCGACCGGGTTCGACAGCTCTTCCGGGACCCTGACGTCACCGACGACTACGAGTTCGAGACGAGCCTGGACCCGGACCTCGAGGCAGCCCGCGCCTACGTGGTCGACGAGTGGGACGTCGACGCCGGAGAGGTCGAACGCGGTTTCGAGCGGATCGAGGAGAGCGTCACGCAAACCGGATTGGACAAGTGGACGTAGTCATCTGGGCGGCGTAATCGCGCTTTTCTGCCGGTAATCCCGGATTGGCATCTCGGCGATTTCTGCCCGACAGATAAAGTACGGCATGCGCCTGCCGGGTGAGCGTTGACGTGTAGCCGTCTTGTGGCCTCAGATGGGGTACGAGACCGATGACTCGAGACCGCACTGCCGATCGATCCGAAACACGTGCTCGTGACGAGCGACCACCCGCGGAGCGCCGCGACGAGAGCGCTGCGGGGGCCTGGGCCGCCTCGACGGCACTGCAGACGGCGGTCGCCGTCGTCGGCCTGACGATCGTGCTGTTCGCGCTCGGGCAAGCGTTCGGTGTCGATCTCCTCGGTGTCATCGCTGGCGCACTCGGAACGCAGGTCGGCATGTGGCTGGCCATCGCGTTCGTCGTCCTCCTGTTCACGGGAGCGGCGCTCCGAGCAGTGTCGTTCAGCGCTATCCGAGCGTGATCGATCAGACGACCCCATTTTGTTGAGATGCCGCGATAGCGGTGCGTACCCGTAACAGGTCGTAGTCTGGCTCGAGAAGACGAGTGGCGACGCTGACGGCCTCGAGCATTTGTGGAATCGATGAATACGCGTGTTTTCGTTACAAAGACGAACGGCCGGGAGCGAGGGGTCGCCGATTCGGCGACTTCTCGCGACTCGGGGAAGGGCAGGCGATTCACCGACGCTCACCGTGAGCGAACGCAGTGAGCGAGCGGGCCGACGACCGATGTGACGAAGCGCAGAGCGCTTCGGAACGGAGGGAGGAGTGCTTTTGGTCCAGCTTTTATCGAGGACCGCTTCGCTGTGCGGCGAAGCCGTCAGCGAAGCAGTCCGCAGAATAAAAGGTGGGTTAGAACAGGTGGTCGTCTTCCTCCTCGAGCAGCCGCGCGGGGCCGCCGACGCCCCAGGTGGTGGTCGAGACGCCGGTCTCGGCGATGGCCTCCTCGACGGTCTCAGCGTGTTCCTCGGTCGTGTTGACGTAGACGCTCGCGCCGGTATCGGTCGAGAAGTACGCCGGGATGTCCTCCTCCTCGCGGAGTTCGCGTACTTTGTTGAAGATGGCGAGGGTAGCCGGCTGCCAGTAGACCCACCCCTCGGGGCCGGTCATCGTCGTCGCCGCAAGGCTGAGCGAGTCGTGTTCGGCCAGTTCGAACGCCCGGTCGAAG
It contains:
- the fen gene encoding flap endonuclease-1, which gives rise to MGNAALRDIAVIESIPFSDVEGVVAVDAHNWLYRYLTTTVKWTASGKYTTADGTEVANLIGIVQGLPKFFEHDIVPVMVFDGGPSELKADEIESRRDQRETYEAQLERAREEGDTVAIAQLESRTQRLTPTIQETSRELLRLLDVPIVEAPAEGEAQAAHMARRGDADYVGSEDYDALLFGAPYTLRQLTSKGDPELMDLEATLAKHDLTQEQLIDAAILIGTDFNEGVNGIGPKTALKEIAEHGDLWSVLEARGDHVEYGDRVRQLFRDPDVTDDYEFETSLDPDLEAARAYVVDEWDVDAGEVERGFERIEESVTQTGLDKWT